The following coding sequences lie in one Treponema sp. OMZ 790 genomic window:
- a CDS encoding fructose bisphosphate aldolase — protein sequence MDKVKLERMKNDKGFIAALDQSGGSTPKALAAYGVPETAYSNEDEMFDLVHAMRTRIITGKAFNSNNILGAILFEQTMEREIEGMPTADFLWEKKKILPFLKVDKGLAELKDGVQLMKPIPNLDAMLKHAVEKHIFGTKMRSVIKEANPQGIKAVVDQQFELGIQIAKAGLVPIIEPEVDIKSPDKAKCEEILKKELEEHLKTLPKDLLVMFKLSIPTKENLYEEFTKHPQVVRMVALSGGYSRDDANKLLAKNRGMIASFSRALAEGLSASQSDDEFNATLEKTIKGVYEASIT from the coding sequence ATGGATAAAGTAAAACTTGAAAGAATGAAGAATGACAAGGGCTTCATTGCGGCGTTGGATCAGAGCGGAGGAAGTACGCCTAAAGCTTTGGCGGCTTACGGAGTTCCTGAAACGGCTTATTCCAATGAAGATGAGATGTTTGATCTTGTTCATGCTATGCGCACAAGAATAATCACAGGTAAGGCTTTTAATTCCAATAATATTTTAGGTGCAATTTTATTTGAGCAAACAATGGAGCGCGAAATTGAGGGAATGCCCACCGCCGACTTCTTATGGGAAAAGAAAAAGATTCTCCCCTTTTTAAAGGTCGATAAGGGTCTTGCAGAATTAAAGGACGGCGTTCAGCTTATGAAGCCGATACCCAATTTGGATGCTATGCTAAAGCACGCTGTAGAAAAGCACATTTTTGGAACAAAGATGCGCTCGGTTATAAAGGAAGCAAATCCCCAAGGTATCAAGGCTGTTGTAGATCAGCAGTTTGAATTGGGTATTCAAATTGCAAAGGCCGGTCTTGTTCCGATTATTGAGCCTGAAGTAGATATTAAATCACCCGACAAGGCTAAGTGTGAAGAAATTCTCAAAAAAGAATTGGAAGAGCATCTTAAGACCTTGCCGAAAGACTTGCTTGTAATGTTCAAGCTTTCAATTCCGACAAAAGAAAACCTTTACGAGGAATTCACAAAGCATCCTCAGGTAGTTAGAATGGTAGCCCTTTCAGGAGGTTATTCCAGAGACGATGCAAACAAGCTTCTGGCTAAAAACCGAGGTATGATTGCAAGTTTCTCCCGAGCTCTCGCCGAAGGCCTTTCTGCAAGTCAAAGCGATGATGAGTTTAACGCAACCTTGGAAAAAACCATCAAGGGCGTTTATGAAGCTTCAATAACATAG